From the genome of Aspergillus fumigatus Af293 chromosome 1, whole genome shotgun sequence, one region includes:
- a CDS encoding tRNA-dihydrouridine synthase family protein, translated as MAVLETQPAPQKAPESATAEPRKKLFGREFYESLGSPKYIVAPMVDRSEFAWRMLTRSFMPPDDPKPILAYSPMYHARLFREQANVRWQHFQPTRAGLDKNDNSLYLDGNPAFDRPLIVQFCANDPDDFLEAARHVAPYCDAVDLNLGCPQGIARKGHYGAFLQEDWDLIYKLINRLHKELPIPVTAKFRIQESKEKTLEYAKMILSAGASIITLHGRTREQKGHNTGLADWSYIRYLRDNLPPETVIFANGNNLNHDDLERCLEATGADGVMSAEGNLSDPAIFSKPPPVGSEGREYWRGRNGKGGYRIDAIFRRYLDIIYQYVIEVPVPKRKPLYLPSDPKEPEQASPTVPGEAKAEDGPPKKKQKRDKAKRPNSPSLGVMQGHLFQILRPMVSKHTNVRDALARSRPGDLTAFEHTLFLVEQAVKEGLDEYEEYPERFEVPPDADLKGSKATIAEYGRPWWVCQPHIRPLPEEAMENGALRPKKKELAEEDKAQIDDSSEPRMTSDSKLHPAEAATPDTTTPDRLVSG; from the exons ATGGCAGTGTTAGAGACGCAGCCTGCTCCGCAAAAAGCGCCCGAGAGCGCAACTGCGGAGCCTCGGAAGAAGCTATTCGGCAGAGAGTTTTATGAGAGCTTAGGAAGTCCCAAGTATATTGTGGCACCTATGGTCGACAGATCGGAATTT GCCTGGCGCATGCTGACTCGTTCGTTCATGCCACCCGATGACCCGAAACCAATACTTGCCTACTCCCCCATGTATCATGCGCGCTTGTTTCGAGAGCAAGCGAATGTTCGCTGGCAACATTTCCAGCCTACCCGAGCCGGTCTCGACAAGAATGACAATTCCCTCTACCTTGACGGCAACCCGGCTTTTGACAGACCACTTATTGTACAATTCTGCGCCAATGATCCTGATGATTTTCTAGAAGCTGCCCGACATGTTGCGCCCTACTGCGACGCTGTTGATCTCAATCTTGGATGCCCCCAAGGTATTGCGCGGAAGGGCCATTACGGAGCATTTCTCCAAGAGGACTGGGACCTGATCTACAAACTGATCAACCGACTGCATAAGGAGCTTCCCATTCCAGTTACAGCCAAATTCCGCATACAGGAGTCGAAAGAGAAGACGCTGGAGTATGCGAAAATGATATTGTCCGCCGGAGCTAGCATAATCACACTTCACGGACGCACAAGGGAGCAAAAGGGTCACAACACAGGCTTGGCAGACTGGAGCTATATTCGATATCTGCGCGACAATTTGCCGCCAGAGACGGTCATCTTCGCAAATGGGAACAATCTGAACCATGATGATCTGGAACGTTGTCTTGAGGCAACAGGCGCGGACGGTGTAATGAGCGCGGAGGGTAATCTGTCTGATCCGGCCATCTTCAGCAAACCTCCCCCCGTTGGTAGCGAGGGACGTGAGTATTGGAGGGGTAGAAATGGAAAGGGCGGATACCGTATCGATGCTATTTTCCGCCGATACTTGGACATCATCTATCAGTATGTCATAGAAGTTCCAGTTCCAAAGCGGAAACCTCTCTATCTCCCTTCAGATCCCAAAGAGCCCGAGCAGGCGTCGCCTACAGTGCCAGGGGAAGCCAAAGCTGAGGATGGCCCCCcgaaaaagaagcaaaaacGGGACAAGGCGAAGAGACCGAATTCTCCCAGTCTCGGAGTGATGCAAGGACATCTTTTCCAGATCCTGCGCCCAATGGTCTCGAAGCACACGAATGTACGAGATGCGCTTGCAAGGTCCAGACCAGGTGATTTAACAGCGTTCGAGCACACTCTGTTCCTCGTCGAACAAGCAGTCAAGGAAGGTCTCGATGAATATGAAGAATATCCAGAGCGCTTTGAAGTGCCTCCTGATGCAGATTTGAAAGGCTCCAAGGCAACAATCGCCGAATATGGCAGACCCTGGTGGGTTTGTCAACCCCACATTCGACCTTTGCCGGAGGAAGCTATGGAAAATGGAGCTTtgaggccgaagaagaaggaactcGCAGAGGAAGATAAGGCTCAGATAGACGATTCGTCGGAGCCGAGAATGACCTCGGACTCCAAACTTCACCCTGCTGAAGCTGCAACCCCGGACACGACGACACCGGATCGTCTGGTCAGTGGTTAG